Genomic window (Flavobacteriales bacterium):
GGGAGTGCGCCACCACGGAGCAAACGGCGGCATCGCCGGTCACGTTCACCACGGTCCGCATCATGTCCAATGGGCGGTCAATGGTGAAGACGATGGCCACCCAGGCGGGATCGAGGCCAAGTGAGGAAAGCACCACCACCATCAGCATCATGCCACCGCTGGGGATCGCGGCCGCGCCGATGCTGGCCAAGGTGGCCGTGAGCACGATGGTGAGCTGCTGCCCCAAAGTGAGGTCCACCATGTGCAGTTGGGCCAGGAAGATCACCGCCACCGCCTGCATTAAGCTGGTGCCGTCCATGTTCACCGTGGCGCCCACAGGCAGTACGAACCCCGCCGTGGCCTTGCTTACGCCGATGTTCTCCTCCACGCAACGGATGGTGGCCGGCAGGGTGGCCGCACTGCTGCTGGTGCTGAAGGCGAGCAACTGGGCGGGACTGATCGCGCGCAGGAAATCCTTGTATACGTTCCTCCGCATCAACAAACTCATCATCGCGGGGTAGATCACCACCACGATCAGCGCCAGCCCGAGCACAATGGTGAGCGCATAGCCCACCAATCCCTTGAACAGTTCGCCCACGGCGGCGATGTCATCACCCGCCATGCGCGCCACCACCCCGGTCATCAATGCGAAGACGAACCACGGCGCGGCCAGCATGATCACGTCCACCATCTTGATGAACACCTCATTGCAGGCGTTCATGAAGGTGTTCAACGGGGTGGCGTGCTTGGGGTCGACCAAGAGCAGCATGATGCCGAAGAGGATGGCGAAGAAGATCACCTGCAACATCCGCATCTCAGTGAGGCTCTCGAAGATGTTGCCCGGCACGATGTCCACTAGGAACTGCAAAGGCCCCGCCTCTTTTCTAAGCTCAGCGGTGGCGCCGGCGGCCTTGGTCCATTCGTTCGGCATGGTGGTTCCCCGGACAGCGGCTATGGAATCGCGGAGCGCGCTGTTGGCGGGCTCACAGGCCAAGCACTTTCCGTCCAATGGCACTTGTACCTCCGCGGTCTCCTGCACCCATAACTCGTAGTTGATCCGGTTCGCGACCCGCTTGTCATCATCCCCCCACTCACCGGGCTTGATCGTGTTCACGAGCACCAAGCCCAAGGAAACGGCCATTACGGTGGTGAGGAGATAGAGGCCCAAAGTCCGCAGCCCGAGCGAACCCAATCGTCGCACCTCACCCATGCTGGCCACGCCGGTGATGATGCTGAAGAGAACCAAGGGCACCGCGACCAGCTTGAGTAGGTTGACGAAGATCTTGCCGAACGGATCTATCCAATCCAGGTTGAAGCGGCTCCAGCCCATGAAGCTGCTCAGGAGCGCCCACAGCACACCTGCCGCCATACCGAGCAGAATGCGGACGTGAAGCGGTAATTTCATCGGGCTGCTCGGGGAACGGACGTGGGCCGGCTTACAGTTCGGTGTTCACCGACCAGATCTGTTCGCTGATGCTTTGTCCGTTCTTGAAGTAGAAGGTGCCCCACTTGGCGATCACCTTGCTGTACTCATCGGCCTTGTTGCCCTGCACCACCACACGCCGGATGATGACCTTGTTCCCCTCGGTATAGCTTTCCTCGGTGACACCCTGCTGATACTGCGAAGCCAGCTCATTGCGGTTGTAGTCCGCATAGGAGCGCTGCTTATCTGTGGGGATGTTGTCGATGCGGACCTTCTCGTTCAGGGCCCTGTCATGCGCCCCCGAAATGAGCTGCTTCTCCCGTGCTTCACGATTCTGCTTCATCAGCTCTACCTGCTCCCGTTGGCGGTCGCCCGAGGCATTGCCCCTGATATTAAACACGGCTAATTGATCTTCCTGCTGAAGCGCTTGGTCGCGGGCGGCATTGGTCCGCTCCATGCCCGCCTGTGCTTTATCGTCCAACTGCGAGGTCCAGCTTTGTTGCTGCTCCCTGACGGTATTCACATTGCTAGTATGTTCTTCTTGCCGGGCCGTGGCCATCTGCTGGATGTCCGTCTGTTTCGCGGAGGTCGCTTCCATGGCCTGTTCACTGTCCTGTCTGCCCTTCTCCTGCAGTTCCTTCTTCCGCTGGGCCAAGGATTCCCGGAAGGCCTCCACCTCTTCAGCGTTGCGTTTGCGCATCTCCTCACTGCCGCGGTACAGCTCTTCGGAGCTGGCCATATAGTCCTTGTTTTGGTGCGCCGCGTCTTCCTGCCGTTGCTCGGCTTTGGCAGCATTATCCTCTTCCTGTTGCCGCACCAATTGCTGTAGGCGCTTGATCCGGCCGTACTTCTCCACTTCCTCGCGTTCCCGCGCCTCGCGCATGAACTCTTCCGCCTCCTGTTCCTTACGGTTGTCGGCCGTACTGGTCTGGGGAGACGGTGGCGGGGCCTCGTTGGCTTGTTGCTCGGCCAGTTCACGCTCCCGTCTCAAGCGCTCCTGCTCAGCGAGCATCATGTCGATCTGGTCGATCTTCACCTGTGGATAGGTCTCCTTGGGCTTAATGTCCATGGCCTGTGTGTAGAGGCTGCGCGCGGAGGGATAATCCTTGTCGGCCATGGCATTGTCGGCGTCAAGGACCGTCTGTGCATATCGGTCATCCAACGCTTTCTGCCCTTCCCGTTGCTGCCGGGCACGGTCCAAAGCCGCCCGCGCGGAATCTGCGGCCGCAGCTTCCCTTCGCAGGCGTTCCTCCTCGGCCAAGCGGTCCCGTTCGGCCGCAGTAGCTGAAGCTTGCTTTGCCTTCAGTTGGTCAGCAATGGCCTGATCGATGGCTTTGAGACGGTCATTCGGATATTTCTCATTTGGTTTCACACCGAGCGCCTCGGTATAACCTTCGCGGGCCGGGTCATATGCCTTCCTGTCGAAAGCCGCGTCCGCCTTGGCGATGGCCTGGTCATAACGGGCTTGAACATCCGCCTTGCTGTTGCGCTCCGCCGCCAGCCGTGCCCTTTCCTCCGCCTCCCGCGCCGCTTTCAGGCTGTCGGCCTCCGCTTTCAACCGGGCCTCTTCCGCCAGCCGGGCCTGCTCGGCGGCATCCTTTGCCGCCTTCAAGCTGTCCGCGGCGGCCATTTTGGCTTTCAGGGCAACAATGGCAGCCAACTGGTCATTGGGATATTTCTCCCCCGGCTTCACCTCCAAAGCTGAGGTATAGCCACTGGTCGCTGCATCATAGGCTTGGCCCTTGAAGTCCTTGTCCGCCTGGGCGATCAGGCCCGCGTATTGTTTGTCCTTTTCCTGCTTCTCGCGTTCCAAGCGCTCTTTCTCGGCCTGCTCCTTCGCCTTGGCATCCAGCAGCTCATTGATCGTCGCGATGCGGTCCTTCGGATATTGTTCGTCCGGTTTCAACTGCGAGGCGTTCTTGTAATCGTTCAAGGCATCGCTGTTCTTCTTGGTATCGAAATTCTTGTCCGCACTGGTGATCAACGCCGTGTACTTGGCGTCCAGTTCATCCTTCTTGCGCTTTTCCTCCGCTTGCCGGGCCAATTCGGCCAACTTGGCGTCGATCTCCACGATCCGCTCCTTCGGGTGCGCCTCATCGGGCTTCACCCCTGATGCTTCCTGAAATTTGGCTTTGGCATCCTCGTATTTCGCAGCCGTGAACAGACCCTCTGCCTTATCCACGAGAGCTTGGTACTTCGCATCCAGTTCCTTGGCCTTCTTCTCCGCCTCCGCCTTTGCCGCGTTATCCGCTATGGCCTTGTAGATCGCCTTCAACTGATCCGCCGGATATTTCTCCTTCGGCTTCAGGACCAGGGCTTCGTTGTATTTCTTTTTCGCCCCTTCGTAGTCGGTGCTTAGGAACGAAGCATCGGCAGCGGTGATGGCCGCCTGATACTGATCGTCCAGCTCCTTGGCTTTTTTGTCCGCTTCGGCCTTGGCGGCCAGATCCGCCAGCTTCTTGTCAATGGCCACCAACTGGCCCGCCGGGTACTTCTCCTTCGGCTTCAGGACCAGTGCTTCGTTGTACTTCGCCTTGGCCTCATCGTAGTTGGCGCCTTGGAAAGCGGCATCAGCGGCGGTGATGGCGGCTTGATACTGCACGTCCAGCTCCTTCGCCTGCTTGTCCACTTCGGCCTTGGCGGCCAGTTCCGCCAGCTTTTGGTCGATGGCCTTCAGTTGGTCGGCCGGATATTTCTCGTTCGACTTAAGGCCCAGTGCCTCGTTGTACTTCGCCTTGGCGGCATCATAAGTGGCGGCCTTGAAGGCGGCATCACCGGCCTTGATGGCGGCATTGTACTGGTCGTCCAGCTCCTTGGCCTTCTTGTCCTCTTCGGCCTTCTTGGCCAGCTCGTCCAGCTTGGCGGCGATCGCGGCTAATTGCTGCGGCGGGTACTTCTCGTCCGGTTTCAACCCGGCGGCCTCGGTGAATTTTCCCTTGGCGTCCTCGTATTTGGCGGCCTTGAAGGCGGCATCGCCAGCAGCAACGGCAGCATTGAACTTATCGTTTCGCTCCTTGGTCTTTTTGTCGGCCTCCGCCTTGGCGGCCAGGTCGGCGATGAAAGCATCGCACTCCTTGATCTTCTGTTTTGGGTAGGCTTCCTGATCTTTCAACCCCGAGGCCTCCGCGTACTTGGCCTTGGCATCCTCGTAGCTCTTCTTACCGAACAGGCCGTCCGCTGTCTTGATCAGGTCGGCGTACTGTTGTTCCTTCTTTTCCGCCGCGAGCAGCTCGTTCACCTTCATCTGCGCATCGCTGAGCTTCGCGGTGGCGATAGGGTCCCCCGCCTTCAGGCCCAAGGCTTCCGTATAGTTCTGCACGGCTTTCTTGTAGTCCTTTGATGCCATGGCGGCGTTGCCTTGGTCCATCAACTTGTTGAACTGCTCGTCGGCATTGGCCTCCCGCTTTTTCTTGTCGTCGTATTCCTTCAGCAACCGCGCCATCTCCGAGCGGATCTGCTCGGTATACTCGAGGTCCCACGCCAGCATGTGGGTCGTGGGGTCGTACTTGGACTTGCCGATGGGCTGTTGCAGCAGCTTGAAATCGATGCCCGGGATGTCCTGGAAAAGCGTCATCTCCACGTTCATCGCCAAGCCGCCCACACGGTCCTCCTCCGGGATGCTGCGCGTATTGATGGCGACGTTCTTGCCCACCATGCCGGGTTTGTCGAAGAGCAGCTTGTATTCGTAGCCGTAATCCAGATTGAACTCGTACTTGCCGTTGGCGCTGGTGACGACCGAGGAGAGTTTGACGCCGTCCTTGAAGACGGTGACGTTGATGCCATCCAACTTCTTTGAGGTGTTGTAGTCCTTCACCGTGCCGTAGACGTACACGTTGTCGATCTGCGCACTGGCGTACAGACCGGAGCACAGCAGCAGCAGCACGAGGAACGTTCGGAGCGGGCGAAGAAAGGGGGATGCGGCCATGCAGGGCTTGCTTGCTGAAGCGGGGCGGACGAAGCGGCAATTTACGACAACTTTGCGGGGTGGCCCAATATGGCGGGCCGCGCAGCGCGCATGTACAGCATTTGGGAAAGTCGCTCGTTCCATGGAGACCCGGACCTGGTGGTGGTCGGCGCGGGCATCACCGGGCTTTTTACGGCCTTGCATCATCGCCGGAAATACCCCAAGTGCAGGGTGCTGGTGCTGGAGCGCGGCCCCCACCCCGCCGGCGCCAGCGTGAAGAACGCGGGCTTCGCCTGCTTCGGCAGCCCCAGCGAGCTGCTGCACGATATCGAGACGGAAAGCGAGGTCGCAGCACTTCACCGGGTGGAAGAACGCTGGCGCGGACTGGTAGAGCTGCGTGAAACGCTCGGCGATGCGGCCATCGGCTTCGAGGCCGTCGGTGGATATGAGCTCTTCGGGAAGGATAGCCCCCTGTACACGCGCGTCGCCGAACGGTTCGATGCGCTCAATGCCGCACTGCACGGCATCTTCGGGAAGAACGTGTTCACCTGGGCAGACCAGCGCATCCCCGCATTGGGCCTCAACGCCGATCATTTGGTCTGGAATCCGTTGGAAGGCGCGGTGGACAGCGGGAAGCTGATGCGGGCACTGCTGGCAAAGGTGCAAGGCGAAGGCGTTGAGGTGAGGTTCAGTTCCTCCGTGGAAGGCTGGGAGGAGAAACCGGACGGCGTGGAACTCCACGTGGCCGACGTCGGCACCGTGAAGGCCGCACAAGCCGTGATCGCCACCAACGGCTACAGCCGGACATTGATCCCCGCGATCGACGTCCTGCCCGGCCGCGGCCAAGTGGTATTGACCTCCGTGATCCCCGGTCTGAAGCTGAAGGGCACCTTCCACATGGATGAAGGCTTCTACTACTTCCGCGAATACGAAGGACGCGTGCTGCTGGGCGGTGGACGCAACTTGGACAAGACCGGGGAGACCACCACGGAGGACGGCACCACGCTACAGATCCAGACCGCGCTGGAGGAACTGCTGCGGCAAACCATCCTGCCCGGGCGGGACTTCAGCATTGCGCAGCGCTGGAGCGGTGTGATGGGCTTCCGCTCGCAAGGTGGGCCTCCCGTGGTGGAGCACATCACACCGCATGTGGTGGTGGCAGCTGGCTTGGGTGGGATCGGTGTGGCCATCGGGATACAGGTGGCACGACAGGCTGCAGAGCTGGTGGGGTGAAGGGTTCAGATGATTAAATGCTGAAAGACGTCAGCCCTTGATCTTATTGCAAGGCACCCTTTTCTTTCTAATGGACCCGAATGGACGTGGATGGACGCGCTTATTCGCGTCCATCCACGTCCATTAAGCTGCCCTTGTCTTAAGCTGGCTGGCTACCTTGCGGCCATGCGTTTTCTTCTTCCCTTCCTGCCCATATTACTCTCTATTGGTCCACTGTCCGCACAGACCTGGGAGCCCGTTGGCAGCGGTGCCAGTTCCACCGTGTATGCCTTGGAACCATTCGGCGGGGAGCTATTTGCAGGTGGGGTGTTCACGGAGATCGGCGGAGTGAACACGGACTACTTGGCACGGTGGAACGGAACGGCATGGAGCAGCATCGGCAACCTTGCCGTTTACATGTCCGCGGACGGTCTCTATGCGAACGATACGGCGCTCTTCATCGGGGACGGTGGACGTGTGCGGTTCTGGAACGGTATCAACATGTTCAACCTTACCGGGGTCAATAGTTCGTCGTTCAACAGCCAAGCTTACAGTATGGCCCATTTTCAGGATACACTGTATGTAGGCGGCGTTTTCTCCTCTCCTTTTGCCCACATCGCCCGCTGGAACGGTTCGAGCTATGAGGGCCTCACCTCCGGTACCAGCGGGCGGGTCACGACGATGGCCCCCTTCGATGACCAGCTCTTCGTGGGCGGAGGCTTTTTCACAGCCGGGGATTCGGTGGTACACTATACCGCCCTGTGGAACGGCAGCGCATGGAACGGCATGGGTGCCGGGGTGAACGGCGACGTGTACATCCATTGCATTTTCCAGGACACCCTTTACATCGGCGGGGATTTCACCCAAGCGAACGGGCAGCCCGCCAGCCGCGTGGCCAAGTGGAACGGCAGCCAATGGGTAAATGTGGGCGGCACCTTGAACGACTACGTCACCGCCATGACCGTATATCGTGACCAATTGTACATCGGAGGGTCGTTCACCTCACCCAGCCGCATCGCCCGCCTTTCAGGGAACTCGTGGGTGCCAGTGGGAAGCGGGTGCAATAGCACGGTGAAGACCATGGAGGTCTTCCATGACAGCCTTTTCGTGGGTGGCCTCTTCACCATGGCCGGAGGCGATTCCGCAAAGCATATTGCCAAATGGCACCTGCCAGAGGCACCTGTGGCCGCCTTCACCGTGGGGAGCGGAACACTTTGCCCGAACGAATGCACCAGCTTCACGGACAATTCCCCGAACGGCGTTTCGTCCTGGGCTTGGAGCTTTCCCGGAGGCACGCCGGCCACCAGCACGGACAGTATGCCCATGGTCTGCTATGCAACGCCCGGCACCTATCCTGTCACGCTCACGGTGACCAATGTCGGCGGAAGCGATTCCACAACAGATAGCGCGGCCGTATTGGTGGACATCTGCTCGGGGATCGAACATTCAACCATTGTGGAAGATATCCTTGTGCGGCACGATCCCGTCCAGCGGTTTATCCACCTGAAACTGCCCGGAAAGGGTGGCATAGCAGTGATGGATGCGCAGGGCCGCGTGGTGCTTGCGATGCACAGCACAAGTGCGGAGCAAGTACTGGATATCGCCGACCTGCCCGCAGGCACCTACGTCGTGCGCTTTTCCGGTGAAGGTCGTGTGGCCTCCGCGAAGTTCGTGAAGGAATAGCTCCACTTCACTCCTCCTCCACCTCGATATCCTTCAGTGTAGCCAGCTTGATCTCCGGCTTGCCATTATGCTCGACGACCATGCCGTGGATGACCAACCTCTTCCCGGAAAAGCGTTCCGGCAATTCACTGATCTCCGCACCGGCCACGGTACCCCAGATCACCACAGTGAAGGTGTGGTCGGGGAATTTTGCTCCGAAGTTGAGGAAAACCGGACCTTCATGGTCCTTCCCACGCACGGTCACTTGGGCGGGCGTACCGCAGAAGTCCACCGTCTTTCCCACTTGCTGTGCCACTGTTTCCAAGGTGGAAGTACACCGGTCGTCTTGGGCAAATGCGGACAAGGCGGTGGCAAAACAGAGGGAGAGGATGATCGTGCGATGCATGAACATGAGGGTTGGTCGTTGCTATCAAAGGTAGTAGCGCGGAACATGGTGCTCATGGTCCGGTCCATTTAGCCCGTCCTTCACGACAAAGCCCCCGCTGGAGCGAGGGCTTTTTGGAGCCTCCTGTCAGAATTGAACTGACGACCTGCTCATTACGAATGAGCTGCTCTACCGCTGAGCTAAGGAGGCCTTTTTGATCCACTCATTCTGAATGAGCGGGCGGCAAATGTAAACCTCCTCCGCACACATCGGGAATGAGTGTTGGGAAAAGGGCGTAACGGTCATTGCAGCGGTTTGTGCGGTCCACCATATTGATCCGAAGGCATGTAGGCGGAACAGCGGATTATCTTGGCCGCATGCAGGACCATGAACTGAGGCCGGTGCAGGTGGACGATGCCACCATCGCCAAGATAACGGACTTGTTGCGGGCGGTCTTTCCGGGATCGGACCATTTCACGGAGGAGGTGCTGCGTTGGCAGTACAAGGACAACCCGGAGGGCACCGCGGTCGGTTTCAACGCTTGGTATGGCGAGGAACTGGCCGGCCATTATGTAACGATCCCTATGAAGGCCATGGTGGACGGGACCTTGGAAAAAGGCCTGCTTTCACTGAACACCGCCACGCATCCGAGCCACCAAGGCAAGGGGCTGTTCACCAAGCTGGCCAAGGCGACCTATGCACGCGCAGCTGAGGAGGGATACAGCTTCGTCACCGGCGTGGCCAACGCCAACAGCACCCACGGCTTCACGAAAAAACTCGGCTTCGAGCTCGTTTCACCGCTTCGGGCCATGATCGGGATAGGGGCGCTGCCGCTCGGGGAACGCACGCCGGACGTGCAATTCGCACACGCTTGGGACCCTGCTTCAGTCGCGTGGCGGCTTCAGCACCCGGCCTATCGTTACTCCTTGAAAAAGGAACGGGGCCACGGATTGATCCTTTCCCAACGAAGTCAGTACGGTGCCCGCTATGTGCTCGGCGTGCGTGACCTGCCGCTTCCCGATACATCGGTCCCCATGGAGGAGGGCACCGTACACCGGAAGATCTGGATCGGCCTGGACCCCGCGATGCGCTGGGGTGGTGCAGCATATCTGAACATCCCCTTGCGTTTCCGCCCCTCCCCGCTCAACTTGATCTTCAAGGACCTCACGGGACAGGGCCGTGTTTTGGATCCCGCCCGGGTGCGCTTCGATGCCATGGACTTCGATATCCTATGAGGCGCGACTGGTCCGATCGCGGTGCATCCTCGGAAGCCCAGCCGTGATCCCGCCCCTTTCCGCTGTTGTGTTTTTTTGAGAACCTGTCTATATTTAGCCCCGCATCCCTGCAAGGATCACGTTGCCCCATGGAACAGAACGATAAAAAGGAGCCGGACACTGACCGCTCATATACCGCCGATAACGGTGCCGCGCATCTCAACTTCGATCCGTTGAAGGATCTGAATCTTCCCTCCAGCTATGAGGAGGTGCTTTCCCGCTTTCGCCAATTACAGGGCGAACGCGCATGGGAGGCTTTGAACTAGGTGAACGCCGCTCAGCATCTTGGCCCCGGGTTCTCCGGGGCTTTTTCGTTCACCACATTTCACATAAGGGCTGTTGCCGGGATTTGGAGAAGTTCCGCGGCGGAGTAATTTCAGGCTTGCTAACGGCGGTGGCCGGTGCACTTGCCGGGAGCTTCACGTTCCTTCCTTAACAGGCAAACACCCTAGTGCCATGAAGACCTATGATGAGAAACACATCAAGAACGTCGTACTGCTGGGCTCCCACGGAAGCGGCAAGACGACGCTGGCCGAGACCATGCTCTTCGAAGCGGGCCTCACCACGCGCCGCGGCCGCATCGAGGACAAGAACACAGTGAGCGACTTTACCGAGCTGGAGCAGGAACGCGGATGCAGCGTCCACGCCACCTGCCTCCACACCGAGTGGCGGAACTACAAGATCAACCTCATCGACACGCCGGGGCTGGACGACCTCGCCGGAGAGGCCGTGCCCGCGATCCGCGTTGCCGATACCTGCGTGCTGCTGTTGAACGCGCGCAACGGCGTGGAGGTGGGCACGGACCTGATCTGGGAGCATATCACCTCCGCCTCGCGTCCGGTGATCATGGCCGTGAACCAGTTGGACCAGCCCTTGGCCGACTTCGAGGACACGGTGGCGCAGGCACGGGAACACTTCGGGAACGCCGTCACCCTGATACAATATCCCTTGGAGCAGGGCGAAGGTTTTCACCGCATCATCGACCTGTTGAAGATGACGATGTATGTCTTTCCCGATGACGGCGGCAAGCCCCGCAAGGAATACATCCCCGCACAGGAGCGCGATCGTGCTGAAGCCCTGCACAAAGTGCTGGTGGAAAAAGCGGCGGAGAACGACGAGGCCTTGATGGAACACTATTTCGAGCAGGGGGAACTGAGCGAGGACGAGATGCGCAAGGGGCTCAAGAAGGGTATGATGTCCCGAAACTGCATTCCGGTATTCTGCCTCAGTGCACTGCGCAACATGGGAAGTGGGCGGCTGATGGGCTTCATCGACAATGTGGCGCCCAGCGCGGAAGAGATGCCTGCGGCGATAACCGAGGACGGTGTGGAACTGCCCTGCTCGATCAGCGGCCCCACGGTGCTGTTCACCTTCAAAACGACCATCGAACCCCGGAGCGGTCGCATCACGCTGTTCAAAGTGATGAGCGGTGAGTTGAAGGAAGGTGATGAACTGACGAACGCCAACACCGATGCCAATGAGCGGTTGAACCAGTTGTTCATCCTGGAAGGCAAGGAACGGAAACCGGTGGACCGGCTGGTGGCCGGGGATATCGGCGGGGCCATGAAATTGAAGGACACCGGCACCGGGCAGACCCTGCATGCCAGAGGTTCCGAACATAGGCTCCCCGCCATCGGATTCCCCGAACCACGCCTGCATCGCACGGTAAAGGCCACCGACCCCAAACAGGAAGAACGGCTGCACACGGCCCTGTTGGAACTGCAACAAGAGGATCCGGCGTTCACACTGCGCTACGTGCGCGAGACGGCGGAGCAGGTCATCGGCACCTTGGGCGAACTGCATTTGGGCGTGATCCAGTGGAAGTTAGCCAAGCTGTACAAAGTGGACGTGGAGTTCGGAAGTCCGCGCGTGGCTTACCGGGAAACGATCCGGAAGCCGGCCGCGGCCATGCACCGGCACAAGAAGCAGACCGGCGGCAGCGGCCAGTTCGGCGAGGTGCATCTGCGCATTGAGCCTTGGCATGAAGGCATACCGGAACCCACGGGTGTGAGCATCCGCGGCAAGGAGGTGATCGATCTGCCCACCGGGGGAAAG
Coding sequences:
- a CDS encoding dicarboxylate/amino acid:cation symporter; translated protein: MKLPLHVRILLGMAAGVLWALLSSFMGWSRFNLDWIDPFGKIFVNLLKLVAVPLVLFSIITGVASMGEVRRLGSLGLRTLGLYLLTTVMAVSLGLVLVNTIKPGEWGDDDKRVANRINYELWVQETAEVQVPLDGKCLACEPANSALRDSIAAVRGTTMPNEWTKAAGATAELRKEAGPLQFLVDIVPGNIFESLTEMRMLQVIFFAILFGIMLLLVDPKHATPLNTFMNACNEVFIKMVDVIMLAAPWFVFALMTGVVARMAGDDIAAVGELFKGLVGYALTIVLGLALIVVVIYPAMMSLLMRRNVYKDFLRAISPAQLLAFSTSSSAATLPATIRCVEENIGVSKATAGFVLPVGATVNMDGTSLMQAVAVIFLAQLHMVDLTLGQQLTIVLTATLASIGAAAIPSGGMMLMVVVLSSLGLDPAWVAIVFTIDRPLDMMRTVVNVTGDAAVCSVVAHSQGEKLFMDKEKLEAA
- a CDS encoding FAD-binding oxidoreductase, translated to MAGRAARMYSIWESRSFHGDPDLVVVGAGITGLFTALHHRRKYPKCRVLVLERGPHPAGASVKNAGFACFGSPSELLHDIETESEVAALHRVEERWRGLVELRETLGDAAIGFEAVGGYELFGKDSPLYTRVAERFDALNAALHGIFGKNVFTWADQRIPALGLNADHLVWNPLEGAVDSGKLMRALLAKVQGEGVEVRFSSSVEGWEEKPDGVELHVADVGTVKAAQAVIATNGYSRTLIPAIDVLPGRGQVVLTSVIPGLKLKGTFHMDEGFYYFREYEGRVLLGGGRNLDKTGETTTEDGTTLQIQTALEELLRQTILPGRDFSIAQRWSGVMGFRSQGGPPVVEHITPHVVVAAGLGGIGVAIGIQVARQAAELVG
- a CDS encoding T9SS type A sorting domain-containing protein produces the protein MDALIRVHPRPLSCPCLKLAGYLAAMRFLLPFLPILLSIGPLSAQTWEPVGSGASSTVYALEPFGGELFAGGVFTEIGGVNTDYLARWNGTAWSSIGNLAVYMSADGLYANDTALFIGDGGRVRFWNGINMFNLTGVNSSSFNSQAYSMAHFQDTLYVGGVFSSPFAHIARWNGSSYEGLTSGTSGRVTTMAPFDDQLFVGGGFFTAGDSVVHYTALWNGSAWNGMGAGVNGDVYIHCIFQDTLYIGGDFTQANGQPASRVAKWNGSQWVNVGGTLNDYVTAMTVYRDQLYIGGSFTSPSRIARLSGNSWVPVGSGCNSTVKTMEVFHDSLFVGGLFTMAGGDSAKHIAKWHLPEAPVAAFTVGSGTLCPNECTSFTDNSPNGVSSWAWSFPGGTPATSTDSMPMVCYATPGTYPVTLTVTNVGGSDSTTDSAAVLVDICSGIEHSTIVEDILVRHDPVQRFIHLKLPGKGGIAVMDAQGRVVLAMHSTSAEQVLDIADLPAGTYVVRFSGEGRVASAKFVKE
- a CDS encoding GNAT family N-acetyltransferase; the protein is MQDHELRPVQVDDATIAKITDLLRAVFPGSDHFTEEVLRWQYKDNPEGTAVGFNAWYGEELAGHYVTIPMKAMVDGTLEKGLLSLNTATHPSHQGKGLFTKLAKATYARAAEEGYSFVTGVANANSTHGFTKKLGFELVSPLRAMIGIGALPLGERTPDVQFAHAWDPASVAWRLQHPAYRYSLKKERGHGLILSQRSQYGARYVLGVRDLPLPDTSVPMEEGTVHRKIWIGLDPAMRWGGAAYLNIPLRFRPSPLNLIFKDLTGQGRVLDPARVRFDAMDFDIL
- a CDS encoding elongation factor G, which encodes MKTYDEKHIKNVVLLGSHGSGKTTLAETMLFEAGLTTRRGRIEDKNTVSDFTELEQERGCSVHATCLHTEWRNYKINLIDTPGLDDLAGEAVPAIRVADTCVLLLNARNGVEVGTDLIWEHITSASRPVIMAVNQLDQPLADFEDTVAQAREHFGNAVTLIQYPLEQGEGFHRIIDLLKMTMYVFPDDGGKPRKEYIPAQERDRAEALHKVLVEKAAENDEALMEHYFEQGELSEDEMRKGLKKGMMSRNCIPVFCLSALRNMGSGRLMGFIDNVAPSAEEMPAAITEDGVELPCSISGPTVLFTFKTTIEPRSGRITLFKVMSGELKEGDELTNANTDANERLNQLFILEGKERKPVDRLVAGDIGGAMKLKDTGTGQTLHARGSEHRLPAIGFPEPRLHRTVKATDPKQEERLHTALLELQQEDPAFTLRYVRETAEQVIGTLGELHLGVIQWKLAKLYKVDVEFGSPRVAYRETIRKPAAAMHRHKKQTGGSGQFGEVHLRIEPWHEGIPEPTGVSIRGKEVIDLPTGGKLVFYNCIVGGVIDNRFMPSILKGVMEKMEQGPLTGSPARDIRVVVHDGKMHPVDSNDISFRIAGLMAFKEAFTQADPQLMEPIQEVEVRVPEELMGDVMTDLQSRRSIILGIEGTGQIQVIKAQVPTAELDRYSTRLRSLTQGRGSHTEHFLEYRPISAELQHKLVHGHLREETPA